Within the Bradyrhizobium cosmicum genome, the region CGGATCGCCATGGCCGCGATCATGTCACCGAGGCTGAGCTCGCGCTCGACGAGACCGGAAAGTTTCTCGCCTTTCGCGTCAACACGCTCGCCAATATGGGCGGCTATCTCTCGACGTTCGGGCCGAACATCCCGACCAACCTCTACGCGCCGCTGCTCGGCGGCGTCTACACCACGCCCGCGATCTACTGCAATGTGAAGGTCGTGTTCACCAACACCGTGCCTGTCGATGCCTATCGCGGCGCGGGTCGGCCGGAGGCGACCTTCGTGCTGGAGCGCATGGTCGACGTCGCGGCCAGCGAGATGGGCATCGACCGCGTCGAGATCCGTCGCCGCAACATGATCCCGAAGGAAGCCTATCCGTACCAGACGCCGGTGCTGGTGCAGTACGATTCGGGCGATCCGATGGGGTGCCTCGACGGCGCGCTGGTTGCGGCCGACGTCAAGAATTTCGGCGTGCGCAAGGCGGCTTCGGCCAGCAAGGGCAAATTTCGCGGGCTCGGCTATTCGACCTATGTCGAAGCCTGCGGCCTCGCGCCGTCGCGTTTCGCGGGGCGGCTGGGCGCCCGGGGCGGCCTCTATGAAAGCGCCACGGTGCGCGTGCATCCGACCGGCCAGGTGACGGTCATGATCGGCACCCACAATCACGGTCAGGGCCATGAGACGACGTTCGCGCAGATCGTCTCGGAGAAGCTCGGCGTGTCCTTTGAAAATGTCGACATCGTGTTCGGCGACACCGACCGCGTGCAGTTCGGCATGGGCACGTATGGTTCGCGCTCGCTGGTGGTCGGTGGTGCCGCGCTGTCGAAGGCGACGGACAAGGTGATCGCAAAGGGCAAGAAGATCGCCGCCCATCTGCTCGAGGCGGCCGAAGTCGACATCCAGTTCGAGGCCGGAAACTTCTCGGTCGCGGGCACGGATCGCATGAAGTCGTTCGAGGAAATCGCGGGCGCCGCCTACGTCCCGCATAACTATCCGCTCGAGGTGTTGGAGCCGGGGCTTGAGGAGCAGGCCTATTACGATCCGGTCAACTTCACCTATCCTGGTGGCTGCCACATCGCCGAGGTCGAGGTCGATCCGGAAACCGGCACGGTGACGCTGGTCAATTACACGGCCGTCGATGACGTTGGCACGGTCATCAATCCGATGATCGTGGAGGGCCAGTTGCACGGCGGTATCGTGCAGGGTGTCGGTCAGGCGCTGTTTGAGAACGCGGTCTATGACGAGGGCTCTGGCCAGCTCATGTCGGGTTCGCTGATGGATTATTGCATGCCGCGTGCGGACCACATGCCGATGATGAAGGTCGCGACCCATTCCACGCTGTGCACGCACACCCCGATGGGCGTGAAAGGCTGTGGCGAGGTCGGCACCATCGGCTCGCCCGCCGCCGTCATCAACGCGGTGGTCGATGCGCTCTCGCATCTCGGCGTCACCCATGTCGACATGCCGGCGACGCCGAACCGGATCTGGCGCCTGCTGCAAAACGCGTCGCTGCCGGTGGCGGCGGAATAGGGAGGACACCATGAAATCGTTTGCCTATCACCAGCCGAGTGAAATCCCCGACGCGGCCAAGCTTCTGATTTCGATCGAGGACAGCAAGCTCGTCGCCGGCGGCATGACGCTGATCCCGACTCTGAAGCAGCGGCTGGCCAGTCCGGTCGCGCTGGTCGACCTTTCAAAGCTGCCAAACCTCAATGGCATCACAGATGAAGGCGCCACCATCACCATCGGTGCAATGACGCCGCATGCGGTGGTCGCCGCCTCGAAGCTGGTCCAGACCAGGATCCCCGGGCTGGCCGCGTTGGCGTCCATGATCGGCGATCCCGCCGTGCGCAGCCGGGGCACCATCGGCGGCTCGGTTGCCAACAACGATCCGGCCGCGGACTATCCGGCCGGCGTGCTCGGTCTTGGCGCCACCATCGTCACCAGCACGCGCGAGATCGCAGCCGACAAGTTCTTCCTCGGACTGTTCGAGACCGCGCTCGAGCCCGGGGAGATCATCACCGCAATCCGGTTTCCGGTGCCGCTCAAGGCGGGATACGCGAAATTCAAGGCGCCGGCGTCGCGCTATGCGCTGGTCGGCGTGTTCGTCGCGAAATTCGCCGATGAGGTCCGCGTCGCCGTGACCGGCGCGGGGCCAGGCGTGTTCCGGGTGCCGCCGATGGAGGCGGCGCTGTCGGAGAATTTCGATCCATCCGCGGTCGCGGTGATCAGGATCGACACGGAGGGTCTTACCTCCGATATCCACGCCGAAGCCGACTACCGCGCGCATCTCGTCACCGTCATGGCCAAGCGCGCCATCGACGCGGCACTCAGCTAGCTCTTTAGGTTTGATGATGACTGATGGTTCCGGCCGAACGGCCTTTCCGCCGGCGCCGACTGGCCTCGGCGCGCTTTCTGCAACCGAGATCATGGCCGGCTACCGGCGCAAGGCGTTCACACCGCGCGATGTCGTCGACGACACCATCGTTGCGCTTCAGGCGACGAACGAGGCCTGCAACGCGGTGGTGACGCCGATGTACGAGCAGGCGCGGGCGGAGGCCGATCGCGTCACCAGGGAGATGAAGGCGGGCGAGGCCAAGGGGTCGCTCGCAGGCGTGCCTGTCACGATCAAGGATCTCGTGTTCGTCGCCGGCGTGCCGGCCTATGGCGGTTCGCCGATGAACAGGGCGTTCGTGCCCGAAGCCGATGCCGCTGTCGTGTCGGCGCTGAAGGCGGCCGGCGCGATCATCACCTGCAAGACCACGACCTGCGAGTCTGGCTACAAGCTGACGGCTGACAGCCCCGTCACCGGCACCACGCGCAATCCCTGGCATCAGGGTCGTACCAGCGGCGGATCGAGCGGCGGTGCGGCTGCGGGCGTTGCGGCCGGCTGTGGGCCGATCGCCATCGGCACCGACGGCGTCGGCTCGATCCGTGTTCCCGCGTCCTTCTGCGGCGTGTTCGGGCTGAAGCCGACGTTCGGCCTGGTGCCGCGCTCGCCCGGTTTTTCGCCGCCGTCCTGGGCCTCGCTCGCACACACCGGGCCGATCACGCGCACTGTCGCGGATGCCGCGCTGACGCTGGAGATCATCGCTGCCTATGATCTGCGCGATCCCGCCAGCCTGCCGGTGTCGCCGCGCCGCTTCGATACCAACGCCGCGCCGTTGAACGGCCTTCGCATCGGCGCCAGCGCCGATCTCGGCTACGCCGCGGTGAGCCCCGACGTGCTTGCGGCGTTCGGCAAGGCGCTCGCCATTCTCGACACCTGCGGTGCAGAGGTCACCATGGATGGTCCGGGCCTCGATCCCCGCATTCTGGAGCATACGCTGAAGCCGATTGCCTTCACCGAGCAGGCGGCGGCCGTCGCGAGCAAGACCACGGCCGATCTCGCCAGCTCCGAGCCCGACTATCGCGACGTGGTCACCGCCGGCCGCAACTACAGCGGTACGGATTATGTCGAGGCCGGTTACCGGCGCGGCCAGGCGCGCAGCGCATTCGTCAAACTGTTCGAGCGCGTCGATGCGCTGGTGACGCCGACGGTCGCGGTGACAGCATTCGAGGCCGGCCGGATCGGCGTGGACACGATCGACGGCAACAAGGTCGATCCGCACCTCGGCTGGTCGCCCTTCACCTGGCCGATCAACCTCGCCGGCCTTCCGGCGGCGACGCTGCCTTGCGGCTTCGATCGCGACGGCCTTCCGATCGGTCTCCAGATCATTGCGCCGTGGCTCGACGAGCCCACCATCTTCCGCATCGCTGCCGCGTTCGAGCAGGCCCAGCCCTGGTCGAAGTTCTGGCCGCAGGTGGCGTTGCGCTAGTCGAAGGGGAGAGCGCGGGCGCGTGGAAAAAGCCCTTTGCAATCAAGGTCCGTTCTACTGTGCATGGGGTTGTTTTCGATCCTTCGAGCCTAGCCGAGGTCGATCGGCGCGCCGCGGCCGCTGAGCTCCTCGTCGAGACGGAGGTAATGCGCGAGATAATCGTGCAGCGCGGTTGCGGCCTTCGAGGTGGCGCCGCTGGATTTGTAGAGCAGCAGCTCGACCTTCGGCAGCGGCGGCAGGCCCTCATTGGGGCCGACCTCGCGCATCGCCGGCACCAGCGCGCTGCGGCCAAGGACGGTCACGGCCATGCCGGCGAAGGCTGCGGCCTGCAGCCCGCCGACGCTCTCGCTGACGCAGGCAATACGCCAGCGCAGGTTCGCGCGCTCCAGCGTATCGATCGCGTAGTCGCGATAGATGTTGCCGGGCGGCAATAGCGCGAGCGGGATCGGGCGTTCCTGATGCGCGGCGGATTGCTCGCCGGTCATCCAGACCAGTTGCTCGCGCCGCACCACCTGGCCGCCGGTGAAATCGTTCATGCGGGTGACGAGCGCAATATCGACGTCGCCGCGCTTGACGAGCCCGACGAGCGGCGTCGACAGCGCGCAGTTGAGCTCGACCTGGATGCGCGGGAACGATTTCCGGAACACGCTGAGGATCGACGGCAGCATGAAGGCCGCGTAGAGATCGGGCGTGCCGAGCACGACCTGGCCCTCGATCTCCTGCGACGCAAGCTGCGAAATCAGCTCATCATGCAACCGCAGGATGGATTTGGCGTAGGTGAGGACCGTGGTGCCGTCCTCGGTCAGCATCAGCCTTCGGCCGGCATGCTCGAACAATTGCTTGCCGGTGAGCTCCTCCAGCCGCTGCAATTGCAGCGTGATCGCCGGCTGGGTGCGGCCCAGCCGTCGCGCGGTCTCGGTGATGCTGCCGGTCTCGACCACCGAGATCAGCGACCGGAGCATGCGGATATCGAGACTGATGAGGTTCATGCGGCGTCCATGT harbors:
- a CDS encoding xanthine dehydrogenase family protein molybdopterin-binding subunit — encoded protein: MNNVIGIGASPKRKEDQRFLTGRGNYVSDIKRPGMTAGVFVRSPHGHAVLRGVDKSAALASPGVIAVLTGDDVKADGLGGLPCGWGISDAKGVPMKEPPFPMLAQGKVRFVGDMVAFVIAETPEQANAAAELLAVDYEVLPSVVGVLEAVRPGAPQLFDDVPNNICCDWELGDKAAVEAAFRKAAHVAKLSLVNNRLIGNPMEPRAAIAEYEPGTDRFTLWTTSQFPHVVRFLMGALVLNIPQHKLRVVAPDVGGGFGVKQFHYGEEAVITWAAKRVKRPIKWVASRSEGYVSDRHGRDHVTEAELALDETGKFLAFRVNTLANMGGYLSTFGPNIPTNLYAPLLGGVYTTPAIYCNVKVVFTNTVPVDAYRGAGRPEATFVLERMVDVAASEMGIDRVEIRRRNMIPKEAYPYQTPVLVQYDSGDPMGCLDGALVAADVKNFGVRKAASASKGKFRGLGYSTYVEACGLAPSRFAGRLGARGGLYESATVRVHPTGQVTVMIGTHNHGQGHETTFAQIVSEKLGVSFENVDIVFGDTDRVQFGMGTYGSRSLVVGGAALSKATDKVIAKGKKIAAHLLEAAEVDIQFEAGNFSVAGTDRMKSFEEIAGAAYVPHNYPLEVLEPGLEEQAYYDPVNFTYPGGCHIAEVEVDPETGTVTLVNYTAVDDVGTVINPMIVEGQLHGGIVQGVGQALFENAVYDEGSGQLMSGSLMDYCMPRADHMPMMKVATHSTLCTHTPMGVKGCGEVGTIGSPAAVINAVVDALSHLGVTHVDMPATPNRIWRLLQNASLPVAAE
- a CDS encoding FAD binding domain-containing protein, with the translated sequence MKSFAYHQPSEIPDAAKLLISIEDSKLVAGGMTLIPTLKQRLASPVALVDLSKLPNLNGITDEGATITIGAMTPHAVVAASKLVQTRIPGLAALASMIGDPAVRSRGTIGGSVANNDPAADYPAGVLGLGATIVTSTREIAADKFFLGLFETALEPGEIITAIRFPVPLKAGYAKFKAPASRYALVGVFVAKFADEVRVAVTGAGPGVFRVPPMEAALSENFDPSAVAVIRIDTEGLTSDIHAEADYRAHLVTVMAKRAIDAALS
- a CDS encoding amidase, with the translated sequence MTDGSGRTAFPPAPTGLGALSATEIMAGYRRKAFTPRDVVDDTIVALQATNEACNAVVTPMYEQARAEADRVTREMKAGEAKGSLAGVPVTIKDLVFVAGVPAYGGSPMNRAFVPEADAAVVSALKAAGAIITCKTTTCESGYKLTADSPVTGTTRNPWHQGRTSGGSSGGAAAGVAAGCGPIAIGTDGVGSIRVPASFCGVFGLKPTFGLVPRSPGFSPPSWASLAHTGPITRTVADAALTLEIIAAYDLRDPASLPVSPRRFDTNAAPLNGLRIGASADLGYAAVSPDVLAAFGKALAILDTCGAEVTMDGPGLDPRILEHTLKPIAFTEQAAAVASKTTADLASSEPDYRDVVTAGRNYSGTDYVEAGYRRGQARSAFVKLFERVDALVTPTVAVTAFEAGRIGVDTIDGNKVDPHLGWSPFTWPINLAGLPAATLPCGFDRDGLPIGLQIIAPWLDEPTIFRIAAAFEQAQPWSKFWPQVALR
- a CDS encoding LysR substrate-binding domain-containing protein, with translation MNLISLDIRMLRSLISVVETGSITETARRLGRTQPAITLQLQRLEELTGKQLFEHAGRRLMLTEDGTTVLTYAKSILRLHDELISQLASQEIEGQVVLGTPDLYAAFMLPSILSVFRKSFPRIQVELNCALSTPLVGLVKRGDVDIALVTRMNDFTGGQVVRREQLVWMTGEQSAAHQERPIPLALLPPGNIYRDYAIDTLERANLRWRIACVSESVGGLQAAAFAGMAVTVLGRSALVPAMREVGPNEGLPPLPKVELLLYKSSGATSKAATALHDYLAHYLRLDEELSGRGAPIDLG